The following proteins come from a genomic window of Pseudomonas sp. J452:
- the fliH gene encoding flagellar assembly protein FliH, with protein sequence MAPKEVPSELIRAKDVGGFDRWALPSFDPAVEVPAEPEPEPVAEAELQPQVEEVAIEQVKPLTLDEVEAIRQDAYNEGFSTGEKDGFHAGQLKAKQEGDAALALKLKSLEQLMEQLLEPIANQDQELEQALVNLVSQMTRQVIQRELTTDSSQIRSVLREALVLLPMGASNIRIHIHPQDFELVKALRERHEENWRIVEDESLLPGGCRVESEHSRIDASIETRMALALKQLFEQQRTQVTSPPETDIHVDLDMPDAP encoded by the coding sequence ATGGCCCCCAAGGAAGTCCCCAGCGAGCTGATTCGCGCCAAGGATGTCGGCGGCTTCGACCGCTGGGCCTTGCCCAGCTTCGATCCCGCCGTGGAAGTGCCGGCCGAGCCGGAGCCTGAACCGGTTGCCGAGGCGGAGTTACAGCCGCAGGTGGAAGAAGTTGCCATCGAGCAAGTCAAACCGCTGACGCTCGATGAGGTCGAGGCGATTCGCCAGGATGCCTACAACGAAGGTTTTTCCACTGGCGAGAAGGACGGCTTCCACGCCGGCCAGCTCAAGGCCAAACAGGAAGGCGACGCCGCCCTGGCGCTCAAGCTCAAGAGCCTGGAACAGCTGATGGAGCAACTGCTGGAGCCGATTGCCAACCAGGATCAGGAGCTGGAGCAGGCGCTGGTCAACCTGGTCAGCCAGATGACCCGTCAGGTGATCCAGCGCGAGCTGACGACCGACTCCAGTCAGATCCGCAGTGTGCTGCGCGAGGCGCTCGTCCTGCTGCCGATGGGCGCCAGCAATATCCGTATCCATATTCATCCGCAGGATTTCGAGCTGGTCAAAGCCCTGCGCGAGCGCCATGAAGAAAACTGGCGGATTGTCGAGGACGAATCCCTGCTGCCTGGCGGTTGCCGGGTAGAGAGCGAGCACAGTCGCATCGATGCGAGCATCGAGACACGCATGGCGCTGGCCCTCAAGCAGTTGTTCGAGCAGCAGCGCACGCAGGTGACCAGTCCGCCCGAGACGGATATCCATGTGGACCTGGACATGCCCGATGCGCCTTGA
- the fliI gene encoding flagellar protein export ATPase FliI has translation MRLERISFAKRLAGYSEAVELPSQPVVEGRLLRMVGLTLEAEGLRAALGSRCLVINDDSYHPVQVEAEVMGFSAGKIFLMPVGSLAGIAPGARVVPLPDAGRLPMGMSMLGRVLDGAGRALDGKGGMKAEDWVPMDGPAINPLNRHPISEPLDVGIRCINGLLTVGRGQRLGLFAGTGVGKSVLLGMMTRFTEADIIVVGLIGERGREVKEFIDEILGEEGIKRSVVVASPADDAPLMRLRAAMYCTRIAEYFRDKGKNVLLLMDSLTRFAQAQREIALAIGEPPATKGYPPSVFARLPKLVERAGNAEAGGGSITAFYTVLSEGDDQQDPIADAARGVLDGHFVLSRRLAEEGHYPAIDIEASISRVMPQVVSAEHMKLAQRFKQLWSRYQQSRDLISVGAYVPGGDADTDLAIARQPAMARYLRQGLQESEGLDASAMQLSQVFNPTAQA, from the coding sequence ATGCGCCTTGAGCGGATCAGCTTCGCCAAGCGCCTGGCTGGCTACAGCGAGGCCGTCGAATTGCCCAGCCAGCCGGTGGTCGAGGGACGCCTGCTGCGCATGGTCGGTCTTACCCTGGAGGCCGAAGGCCTGCGTGCCGCGCTGGGCAGTCGTTGCCTGGTGATCAACGACGACAGCTACCACCCGGTACAGGTGGAGGCCGAAGTGATGGGCTTCTCCGCCGGCAAGATCTTCCTCATGCCGGTCGGCAGCCTGGCCGGGATTGCCCCGGGCGCACGGGTGGTGCCGCTGCCGGATGCCGGGCGCCTGCCGATGGGCATGTCGATGCTCGGTCGCGTACTCGACGGTGCCGGTCGCGCCCTGGATGGTAAGGGCGGGATGAAGGCCGAGGACTGGGTGCCGATGGATGGCCCAGCGATCAACCCGCTCAATCGTCACCCGATCAGCGAGCCGCTGGATGTTGGTATTCGCTGCATCAACGGCCTGCTCACCGTCGGCCGCGGCCAGCGCCTGGGCCTGTTCGCCGGTACTGGCGTGGGTAAGTCGGTGCTGCTGGGCATGATGACCCGCTTCACCGAGGCGGACATCATCGTGGTCGGCCTGATCGGCGAACGCGGCCGCGAGGTCAAGGAATTCATCGACGAGATTCTTGGCGAGGAGGGCATCAAGCGCTCGGTGGTGGTGGCTTCGCCTGCCGATGACGCGCCGTTGATGCGCCTGCGTGCGGCCATGTACTGCACGCGGATCGCCGAATATTTTCGCGACAAGGGCAAGAACGTCCTGCTGCTGATGGACTCGCTGACCCGCTTCGCCCAGGCCCAGCGCGAGATCGCCCTGGCCATCGGTGAACCACCGGCGACCAAGGGCTATCCGCCTTCGGTCTTCGCCCGCCTGCCCAAGCTGGTGGAGCGTGCCGGCAATGCCGAGGCCGGCGGGGGTTCGATTACCGCGTTCTACACCGTGCTCAGCGAGGGCGACGACCAGCAGGACCCGATCGCCGATGCCGCCCGTGGTGTGCTCGATGGCCACTTCGTGCTGTCGCGCCGGCTGGCCGAGGAGGGGCATTACCCGGCCATCGACATCGAAGCCTCGATCAGCCGGGTCATGCCGCAGGTGGTCAGCGCCGAGCATATGAAGCTGGCTCAGCGCTTCAAGCAGCTGTGGTCGCGTTATCAGCAAAGTCGCGATCTGATCAGCGTCGGCGCCTATGTGCCGGGCGGTGATGCCGATACTGATCTGGCCATCGCGCGCCAACCGGCCATGGCCCGCTACCTGCGCCAGGGCCTGCAGGAGAGCGAAGGGCTCGACGCCAGCGCCATGCAGTTGAGCCAGGTCTTCAACCCCACGGCGCAGGCCTGA
- the fliJ gene encoding flagellar export protein FliJ encodes MANSRAARLAPVIEMAERAEREAARQLGHCQGLLGKAEAQLGELERYRGDYQQQWITEGRQGVSGQWLMNYQRFLSQLESAIGQQHQSVNWHRENLAKARSIWQQRYARLEGLRKLVQRYLDEARLAEDKREQKLLDELAQRLPMRDQR; translated from the coding sequence ATGGCCAACAGTCGTGCCGCGCGCCTGGCGCCGGTGATCGAGATGGCCGAGCGCGCCGAGCGCGAAGCCGCCCGCCAGCTGGGTCACTGCCAGGGCCTGCTGGGCAAGGCCGAGGCGCAACTCGGCGAACTCGAACGTTACCGTGGCGACTACCAGCAGCAGTGGATCACCGAAGGCCGCCAGGGCGTGTCCGGGCAGTGGCTGATGAACTACCAGCGTTTCCTCTCGCAACTGGAGTCTGCCATCGGCCAGCAACATCAGAGTGTCAACTGGCATCGCGAAAATCTGGCCAAGGCGCGCAGCATCTGGCAACAGCGCTATGCTCGTTTGGAGGGCCTACGCAAGCTGGTGCAACGTTACCTCGATGAGGCGCGCCTGGCTGAAGACAAACGCGAGCAAAAGCTGCTCGACGAACTGGCCCAACGCCTGCCTATGCGTGATCAACGATGA
- a CDS encoding STAS domain-containing protein: MSISALPSNDGQELTIQIQGRFDFSAHQEFRDAYERVNMTPKRYVVDLKAATYLDSSALGMLLLLRDHAGGDHARISLVNCNPDVRKILSISNFEQLFQIG; this comes from the coding sequence ATGAGCATCAGCGCACTGCCCTCGAATGACGGACAGGAACTGACCATTCAGATTCAGGGGCGCTTCGATTTTTCGGCGCACCAGGAATTCCGCGACGCTTACGAGCGCGTGAACATGACTCCCAAACGCTATGTGGTGGATCTCAAAGCAGCCACCTACCTCGACAGCTCGGCACTGGGCATGCTCCTGCTGTTGCGTGACCATGCCGGTGGCGACCATGCGCGCATCAGCCTGGTCAACTGCAACCCGGATGTGCGCAAGATTTTGTCCATCTCCAACTTCGAACAGCTGTTCCAGATCGGCTGA
- a CDS encoding fused response regulator/phosphatase, whose protein sequence is MPTRLSILIAEDNAADRMLLSTIVNRQGHRALTASNGLEAVMLFEQERPQLVLMDALMPVMDGFEAARRIKACAGESLVPIIFLTSLTESEALVRCLEAGDDFLAKPYNRVILEAKIRAMDRLRRLQDTVMQQRDLIAKHNEHLLTEQRVAKAVFDKVAHSGCLNAPNIRYLQSPFALFNGDLLLAAFKPSGGMHVLLGDFTGHGLPAAIGAMPLAEVFYGMTAKGFSMAEILREMNAKLKRILPVGVFCCATLLNLSFQRRVVEVWNGGLPDGYLYHAATGERTALVSRHLPLGVLESASFNDHYEVHPLALGDRLFLFSDGVLETCDSDGQLFGEQRLQAIFAGQHPAERLFDEIQLALAAFRGEAQDDVSMIELGLIEEGGLSRPPLAFSDSGLSSPLDWSASFEFRAQTLKRFNPLPFLLQLLLEVQGLRTQGGALYTVLAELYSNALEHGVLGLDSALKCNADGFAHYYQQRATRLGELQDGYVRFHLELLPQADGGRLRVRVEDSGCGFDVAGAMDCTQMSAGLSGRGLRLVRQLAQHCEWSADGRGVSVEFCWSAQA, encoded by the coding sequence ATGCCGACGCGCTTGTCCATCCTGATCGCCGAGGACAACGCTGCGGATCGCATGCTGCTGTCCACCATCGTCAATCGCCAGGGGCATCGCGCGCTGACCGCCAGCAATGGTCTGGAGGCGGTCATGCTATTCGAGCAGGAGCGTCCGCAGCTGGTGCTGATGGATGCGCTGATGCCGGTGATGGACGGTTTCGAGGCGGCGCGGCGGATCAAGGCCTGCGCCGGCGAGTCTCTGGTGCCGATCATCTTCCTCACCTCGCTGACTGAGAGCGAAGCGCTGGTGCGTTGCCTGGAGGCGGGCGACGACTTCCTCGCCAAGCCCTACAACCGGGTCATTCTGGAAGCCAAGATCCGCGCCATGGATCGCCTGCGTCGCTTGCAGGATACGGTGATGCAGCAGCGCGATCTGATCGCCAAGCACAACGAGCACCTGCTCACCGAGCAGCGGGTGGCCAAGGCGGTATTCGACAAGGTGGCGCACTCGGGCTGCCTGAATGCGCCGAACATCCGCTACCTGCAGTCGCCCTTTGCCCTGTTCAACGGTGATCTGCTGCTGGCAGCCTTCAAGCCTTCGGGTGGCATGCATGTGCTGCTCGGCGATTTCACCGGCCATGGCTTGCCGGCGGCCATCGGCGCCATGCCTCTGGCGGAAGTGTTCTACGGCATGACCGCCAAGGGTTTTTCCATGGCGGAAATCCTCCGTGAGATGAATGCCAAGCTCAAACGCATCCTGCCGGTGGGCGTGTTCTGCTGCGCGACCCTGCTCAACCTGAGCTTCCAGCGCCGGGTGGTGGAAGTGTGGAATGGTGGCTTGCCCGATGGCTATCTGTACCACGCGGCGACCGGCGAGCGCACTGCGCTGGTCTCGCGCCACCTGCCGCTGGGCGTGCTGGAGTCTGCCAGCTTCAATGACCATTACGAGGTGCATCCGCTGGCCTTGGGCGATCGGCTGTTCCTGTTCTCCGATGGGGTGCTGGAAACCTGCGACAGCGACGGGCAACTGTTCGGCGAGCAGCGCCTGCAGGCGATTTTCGCGGGACAGCATCCAGCCGAGCGCCTGTTCGACGAGATCCAGCTGGCGCTGGCGGCGTTCCGCGGCGAGGCCCAGGACGATGTGAGCATGATCGAACTCGGCCTGATCGAGGAGGGCGGGCTGAGCCGACCACCCCTGGCGTTCTCCGATAGCGGCCTGAGCAGCCCGCTGGACTGGTCGGCCAGTTTCGAGTTCCGCGCGCAAACCCTCAAACGCTTCAATCCGCTGCCTTTCCTGTTGCAGCTGCTGCTCGAAGTGCAGGGCCTGCGCACCCAAGGCGGGGCGCTGTATACGGTGCTGGCCGAGCTGTACTCCAATGCCCTTGAGCATGGTGTGCTGGGCCTGGACTCGGCGCTCAAGTGCAATGCCGATGGCTTTGCCCATTACTACCAGCAACGCGCCACGCGCCTGGGCGAACTGCAGGACGGTTATGTGCGCTTTCATCTGGAGCTCTTGCCGCAGGCCGATGGCGGGCGTTTGCGCGTGCGGGTCGAGGACAGTGGCTGTGGTTTCGATGTTGCCGGTGCTATGGATTGCACGCAGATGAGCGCCGGGCTCAGTGGCCGTGGCTTGCGCCTGGTGCGCCAGCTGGCCCAGCACTGCGAGTGGTCGGCGGACGGTCGCGGGGTAAGCGTGGAGTTCTGCTGGTCGGCTCAGGCATAA
- a CDS encoding Hpt domain-containing protein: MSDLHLDNNVLAALQDVMEDEYPVLLDTFLADSDERLRSLQHALQAADAQALRLAAHSFKGSCSNMGAPLLAGLCKQLEEAARREQLDVAPGLIEQVEREFAIVRILFRAERQRYR; encoded by the coding sequence GTGTCCGACCTCCACCTCGACAACAATGTGCTGGCCGCGCTGCAGGATGTCATGGAAGACGAGTATCCGGTGCTACTGGATACTTTTCTGGCCGACTCCGATGAGCGCCTGCGTAGTCTGCAGCATGCCCTGCAGGCTGCCGATGCTCAGGCCTTGCGTCTGGCTGCGCACAGCTTTAAAGGCAGCTGCAGTAACATGGGCGCGCCGCTACTGGCGGGCCTGTGCAAGCAGCTGGAAGAGGCTGCCCGTCGTGAACAGCTGGATGTGGCGCCTGGGCTGATCGAGCAGGTCGAACGCGAGTTCGCCATTGTGCGCATCCTGTTTCGCGCCGAGCGCCAGCGTTACCGCTAG
- a CDS encoding flagellar hook-length control protein FliK: MSVAPDFLLQTAPDVRPKAAVAKPPSSAPEPVKNEASSFAEVYAKERQSKVAERKEAAAKSSSEPADEGKSAEPASGETATEQPVVADSGKALPEEGVAEEASTLDPLLLMAMTGQLPVDEASVAVVDGEILPVVEGEVVTATATDTALPTLLPTTPLVNSAAPATLTEASHDPELDMLNTLPGVRMALEIGAQNQAAAQQQLSPGALAAQQAVNPSEGFANALAAMAGDAVPAEEGESSELDVAELLGESVESSLPGVREGQTDARADALASKLSALSQAIAQQTTQAQRLPLVPGQAVAMQQGAWSEAVVDRVMWLSSQNLKSAEIQLDPAELGRLEVRIEMNKDQAAQVTFISANANVRDQLEGQMQRLRDMFTQQGMGQLDVNVSDQSLARGWQGGGEDSQRQSGRSGGSGMEGEDELLSGISEVRSPTSSAPRGLVDYYA, from the coding sequence ATGTCCGTTGCACCGGATTTCCTGTTACAGACCGCACCCGATGTGCGGCCCAAGGCCGCCGTGGCAAAGCCTCCTTCTAGTGCGCCGGAGCCCGTCAAAAACGAGGCTTCCAGCTTTGCCGAGGTGTACGCCAAGGAACGTCAGAGTAAGGTGGCCGAGCGCAAGGAGGCGGCTGCCAAGTCCAGCTCTGAGCCTGCTGATGAGGGCAAATCGGCAGAGCCAGCGAGCGGCGAAACTGCCACGGAGCAGCCAGTCGTTGCCGATAGCGGCAAGGCCTTGCCGGAGGAGGGTGTGGCAGAGGAAGCGTCGACCCTCGACCCTCTGCTGTTGATGGCCATGACAGGCCAGTTGCCCGTCGACGAGGCCTCGGTAGCCGTGGTTGATGGTGAGATTTTGCCCGTGGTTGAGGGCGAGGTCGTCACCGCTACTGCTACCGATACCGCTCTGCCAACCCTGCTGCCCACCACCCCGCTGGTGAACAGTGCCGCACCGGCGACACTCACCGAAGCCAGCCATGATCCCGAGCTGGATATGCTCAACACTCTGCCAGGCGTGCGTATGGCGCTGGAGATAGGGGCGCAAAACCAGGCGGCGGCTCAGCAGCAGTTGAGTCCAGGCGCTCTGGCGGCGCAGCAGGCGGTCAACCCGAGTGAGGGCTTTGCCAATGCTCTGGCGGCAATGGCAGGTGATGCCGTACCCGCCGAAGAGGGTGAAAGCAGCGAGCTGGATGTGGCCGAACTGCTTGGCGAGAGCGTGGAAAGCAGCCTGCCGGGTGTGCGTGAGGGGCAGACGGACGCACGCGCCGATGCCCTGGCCAGCAAGCTCAGCGCGCTGAGCCAGGCGATTGCTCAGCAGACCACTCAGGCGCAGCGTTTGCCGCTGGTGCCAGGGCAGGCCGTCGCCATGCAGCAGGGCGCGTGGAGTGAGGCAGTGGTCGACCGTGTCATGTGGCTGTCCAGCCAGAACCTCAAGTCGGCGGAGATCCAGCTCGACCCGGCCGAGCTGGGGCGCCTGGAAGTGCGCATCGAGATGAACAAGGATCAGGCCGCCCAGGTGACCTTCATCAGTGCCAACGCCAACGTGCGTGACCAGCTGGAAGGGCAGATGCAGCGCCTGCGTGACATGTTCACCCAGCAGGGCATGGGGCAGCTCGATGTCAACGTCTCCGATCAGTCGCTGGCTCGCGGCTGGCAGGGTGGGGGTGAGGATTCCCAGCGTCAGTCCGGCCGCTCCGGTGGTTCCGGTATGGAGGGCGAGGATGAATTGCTCAGTGGCATCAGCGAGGTTCGCAGCCCCACCAGCAGCGCTCCGCGTGGTTTGGTGGACTACTACGCCTGA
- the fliL gene encoding flagellar basal body-associated protein FliL, which yields MAKKQAPQPPADGDKPAGKSKLKLIILIGVALLLAIGLSVGATLFLLGKGDSKEQEDVAAEEGAAESAAPVKKLAIYEQIAPAFIVDFNHQGRKRYMQVSVALMARDQAELDALKVHMPVLRNRLVMMFSGQDFATLLTPLGKEMLRQQATTTVQELAQKETGKMVVEQVLFTNLVLQ from the coding sequence ATGGCAAAGAAACAAGCGCCGCAACCTCCAGCAGATGGCGACAAACCGGCTGGCAAGAGCAAGTTGAAGCTCATCATCCTGATCGGGGTGGCGTTGCTGTTGGCTATTGGCCTGTCCGTGGGGGCCACGCTGTTCCTGCTGGGCAAGGGTGATAGCAAGGAGCAAGAGGATGTGGCTGCCGAAGAGGGCGCTGCCGAGTCTGCTGCTCCCGTCAAGAAGCTGGCTATCTACGAGCAGATAGCACCGGCCTTCATCGTCGATTTCAATCACCAGGGCCGAAAGCGCTACATGCAGGTCAGTGTGGCCCTGATGGCCCGTGATCAGGCCGAACTGGATGCGCTGAAGGTGCATATGCCGGTATTGCGCAACCGTCTGGTGATGATGTTCTCCGGGCAGGACTTCGCTACCTTGCTCACCCCGCTGGGCAAGGAAATGCTGCGTCAGCAGGCCACCACCACGGTGCAGGAGCTGGCGCAGAAAGAAACCGGCAAAATGGTGGTCGAACAGGTGTTGTTCACCAATCTAGTGTTGCAGTAG
- the fliM gene encoding flagellar motor switch protein FliM: MAVQDLLSQDEIDALLHGVDDGLVETEDEAEPGSVKSYDLTSQDRIVRGRMPTLEMINERFARYTRISMFNLLRRSADVAVGGVQVMKFGEYVHSLYVPTSLNLVKMKPLRGTGLFILDAKLVFKLVDNFFGGDGRHAKIEGREFTPTELRVVRMVLDQAFVDMKEAWHAVMDVNFEYINSEVNPALANIVSPSEVVVVSTFHIELDGGGGDLHITMPYSMIEPIREMLDAGFQSDVDDQDERWIKALREDILDVNVPLGATLARRELRLRDILHMQPGDVIPVELPESIIMRANGVPAFKVKLGAHKGNLAMQVIEPIERLR; the protein is encoded by the coding sequence ATGGCCGTACAAGACCTGCTGTCACAGGACGAAATCGATGCGCTGCTGCATGGCGTCGACGATGGCCTGGTCGAGACCGAAGACGAAGCTGAGCCCGGCAGCGTCAAAAGCTATGACCTGACCAGCCAGGACCGCATCGTCCGTGGGCGCATGCCGACCCTGGAGATGATCAACGAACGTTTCGCCCGCTACACCCGCATCAGCATGTTCAACCTGCTGCGCCGCTCGGCCGATGTGGCCGTGGGTGGCGTGCAGGTGATGAAGTTCGGCGAGTACGTGCACTCGTTGTACGTGCCGACCAGCCTCAACCTGGTGAAGATGAAGCCGCTGCGCGGCACCGGTCTGTTCATTCTCGACGCCAAGCTGGTGTTCAAGCTGGTCGACAACTTTTTCGGCGGCGATGGCCGTCACGCCAAGATCGAAGGCCGCGAATTCACCCCGACCGAGCTGCGGGTGGTGCGCATGGTGCTGGATCAGGCCTTTGTCGACATGAAGGAAGCCTGGCACGCAGTGATGGACGTTAACTTCGAGTACATCAACTCGGAAGTGAACCCGGCACTGGCCAACATCGTCAGCCCCAGCGAAGTGGTCGTCGTGTCGACCTTCCACATCGAGCTGGACGGCGGCGGCGGCGACCTGCACATCACCATGCCCTATTCGATGATCGAGCCGATCCGCGAGATGCTCGACGCCGGCTTCCAGTCCGATGTCGACGATCAGGATGAACGCTGGATCAAGGCCCTGCGCGAGGACATCCTCGACGTCAACGTACCGCTGGGCGCTACCCTGGCCCGCCGCGAGCTCAGGCTGCGTGACATCCTGCACATGCAGCCGGGCGACGTGATTCCGGTGGAGTTGCCAGAAAGCATCATCATGCGCGCCAACGGCGTGCCGGCGTTCAAGGTCAAGCTGGGTGCGCACAAGGGCAACCTGGCCATGCAGGTAATCGAACCTATCGAGCGTCTGCGCTAA
- the fliN gene encoding flagellar motor switch protein FliN: MADEEEGTSPEEQALADEWAAALAEAGDDAAQDDIDALMAQGGGGAAAPAAPRVAMEEFDAGPKLGNGPVSLDGPNLDVILDIPVSISMEVGSTDISIRNLLQLNQGSVVELDRLAGEPLDVLVNGTLIAHGEVVVVNEKFGIRLTDVISPSERIKKLR; the protein is encoded by the coding sequence ATGGCAGACGAAGAAGAAGGCACCTCTCCCGAGGAGCAGGCACTGGCCGATGAGTGGGCTGCAGCATTGGCCGAAGCCGGCGATGACGCCGCGCAGGACGATATCGATGCGCTGATGGCCCAGGGCGGTGGTGGCGCGGCAGCGCCGGCGGCACCGCGGGTGGCGATGGAAGAGTTCGATGCCGGGCCCAAGCTCGGCAATGGCCCGGTCAGCCTGGACGGGCCGAACCTGGACGTGATCCTGGACATCCCGGTGTCGATCTCCATGGAAGTCGGCAGCACCGATATTTCCATTCGCAACCTGCTGCAGCTCAACCAGGGCTCGGTGGTGGAACTCGATCGCCTGGCCGGCGAGCCGCTGGATGTTCTGGTCAACGGCACGCTGATCGCCCATGGCGAGGTGGTGGTGGTCAACGAGAAGTTCGGCATCCGCCTGACCGACGTGATCAGCCCCAGCGAGCGCATCAAGAAGCTGCGCTGA
- the fliO gene encoding flagellar biosynthetic protein FliO, protein MHRLCGLLLALPLMALAEAPATPVAPAVTPMAAAGIGGQLVQLLLGLLLVIGLIFALAWVMRRVQQFGPRGGQAIKLVASQALGPRDRLLLVQVGGEQILLGLSAGRITPLHVLKEPVLLSDAEPATPEFAQRLMELLGKDQQGPKDKDKT, encoded by the coding sequence ATGCACAGACTCTGCGGTTTGCTGCTGGCCCTGCCACTGATGGCCCTGGCCGAAGCACCGGCGACACCCGTTGCACCGGCGGTGACGCCGATGGCTGCAGCCGGCATCGGTGGCCAACTGGTGCAGCTGCTGCTTGGCCTGCTGCTGGTGATCGGTCTGATCTTCGCTTTGGCCTGGGTCATGCGCCGGGTGCAGCAGTTCGGCCCGCGTGGCGGCCAGGCGATCAAACTGGTGGCCAGTCAGGCGCTCGGGCCGCGTGACCGTCTGCTGCTGGTGCAGGTGGGCGGCGAACAGATCCTTCTCGGTCTCAGCGCCGGGCGCATCACCCCGTTGCACGTGCTCAAGGAGCCGGTGCTGCTCAGTGATGCCGAGCCGGCCACCCCGGAATTTGCCCAGCGCCTGATGGAGCTGCTCGGCAAGGATCAGCAGGGCCCCAAGGACAAGGACAAGACATGA
- the fliP gene encoding flagellar type III secretion system pore protein FliP (The bacterial flagellar biogenesis protein FliP forms a type III secretion system (T3SS)-type pore required for flagellar assembly.) encodes MSVWRILLTLLLALAAPLAFGADDPLSLKAITLSTNAEGQQEYSVSLQILLIMTALSFIPAFVMLMTSFTRIIIVFSILRQALGLQQTPSNQILIGLALFLTMFIMAPVFDKINQDALQPYLNEQLPAQQAIAKAEVPIKEFMLAQTRASDLELFVRLSKRTDIASPEQAPLTILIPAFVTSELKTAFQIGFMIFIPFLIIDMVVASILMAMGMMMLSPLIISLPFKIMLFVLIDGWALIMGTLAGSFGTL; translated from the coding sequence ATGAGCGTCTGGCGCATTCTGCTGACTCTACTGTTGGCACTGGCGGCACCACTGGCGTTCGGCGCCGATGATCCTTTGTCGCTCAAGGCGATTACCCTGAGCACCAACGCCGAAGGGCAGCAGGAGTATTCGGTCAGCCTGCAGATCCTGCTGATCATGACGGCGCTGAGCTTTATCCCGGCGTTCGTCATGCTGATGACCAGCTTCACCCGGATCATCATCGTGTTTTCCATTCTGCGTCAGGCCCTGGGCCTGCAGCAGACACCGTCGAACCAGATCCTCATCGGCCTGGCCCTGTTCCTGACCATGTTCATCATGGCCCCGGTGTTCGACAAGATTAACCAGGATGCCCTTCAGCCCTATCTCAACGAGCAGTTGCCGGCGCAGCAGGCGATTGCCAAGGCCGAGGTGCCGATCAAGGAGTTCATGCTGGCGCAGACCCGTGCCTCCGACCTGGAACTGTTCGTGCGCCTGTCCAAGCGTACCGACATCGCCTCGCCGGAGCAGGCGCCGTTGACCATCCTGATCCCGGCGTTCGTCACCTCCGAGCTGAAGACTGCGTTCCAGATCGGTTTCATGATCTTCATCCCGTTCCTGATCATCGACATGGTGGTGGCCAGTATCCTCATGGCGATGGGTATGATGATGCTCTCGCCGCTGATCATCTCCTTGCCGTTCAAGATCATGCTGTTCGTCCTGATCGATGGCTGGGCACTGATCATGGGTACTCTGGCCGGCAGTTTCGGCACCCTATAG
- the fliQ gene encoding flagellar biosynthesis protein FliQ: MTPEIAVDLFREALWLTAVIVGLLVMPSLLVGLLVAMFQAATQINEQTLSFVPRLLVMLLTLIWAGPWLVRQLMEYTQNLIQNIPLLIG, from the coding sequence ATGACTCCGGAAATCGCCGTCGACCTGTTCCGCGAAGCGCTCTGGCTGACTGCCGTGATCGTCGGCCTGCTGGTCATGCCCAGCCTGCTGGTGGGCCTGCTGGTGGCCATGTTCCAGGCCGCCACGCAGATCAACGAACAGACCCTGAGCTTCGTCCCGCGCCTGCTGGTGATGCTGCTCACCCTGATCTGGGCCGGACCCTGGCTGGTGCGCCAGCTGATGGAGTACACCCAGAACCTGATTCAGAACATTCCGCTGTTGATCGGCTGA